A single genomic interval of Pyrus communis chromosome 7, drPyrComm1.1, whole genome shotgun sequence harbors:
- the LOC137740560 gene encoding protein DEEPER ROOTING 1-like, with protein MKLFSWMQNKINGKQGNKKPNTVSTTTHSAKQEPREEFSDWPHGLLAIGTFGNNELKEKNAAQSQDIQEDPSSSEEILDNFTPEEVGKLQKELMKLLTRKPDIEKQIADLPLDRFLNCPSSLEVDRRTSNALCSDSSDDHKDEDIEKTISVILGRCKDICADNKKAIGKKSISFLLKKMFVCSSGFAPAPSLRHTLQESRMEKLLRVMLNKNIINPQGASRASSMKKYLEDRQNPTKKGHNNEDDTKEKINDGCKWVKTDSEYIVLEI; from the exons ATGAAG CTTTTTAGTTGGATGCAAAATAAGATCAATGGGAAGCAAGgaaacaagaaaccaaataCAGTTTCTACTACAACCC ATTCTGCGAAACAAGAGCCACGCGAAGAATTCAGTGACTGGCCTCATGGATTACTAGCAATTGGAACTTTTGGAAACaatgaattgaaagaaaaaaatgctgCTCAAAGCCAAGatattcaggaagatccgtctTCATCCGAAGAAATCCTAGATAATTTCACACCAGAGGAAGTAGGTAAATTGCAAAAAGAGTTGATGAAACTCTTAACGCGAAAACCAGACATAGAAAAGCAAATCGCAGATCTTCCGTTGGACAGATTTCTAAATTGCCCATCGAGCTTGGAGGTTGATCGGAGAACCAGCAACGCCCTTTGCTCCGATTCATCAGATGATCACAAGGATGAAGATATTGAGAAAACTATTAGTGTCATACTTGGTAGATGCAAAGACATTTGTGCAGACAATAAGAAGGCAATTGGGAAGaaatcaatttcttttcttcttaagAAGATGTTCGTTTGTAGCAGTGGATTTGCACCAGCACCAAGTTTGAGACATACACTTCAAGAGTCGAGAATGGAGAAG CTTCTTAGGGTAATGCTtaacaagaacatcatcaatCCACAAGGTGCTTCTCGAGCATCATCAATGAAGAAATACCTCGAGGACAGACAGAATCCAACAAAGAAGGGACATAACAATGAAGATGATACAAAAGAGAAGATTAATGATGGATGTAAATGGGTCAAGACAGATTCTGAAT ATATAGTACTAGAAATTTGA